Genomic segment of Kibdelosporangium phytohabitans:
GCCTTCCACTTGCCGCGGAAGCCCGCTTGTTCCTTCTGGGTCTTGGTCATCAGCTCGTCCAGTTGCCGCGCCAGGTAGTCGCGGGTGCTGGTGGCGAGCACGGTGCCGACGATCCCGAAGACCACCAGCGCCAACACTCCCAGCGCGAGCGCCAGGCGGGTGCCGAGCGGGGTCCGTTGCCAGCGGTTCATCCCGCGGGTCATCCTGTGGGGCGCCGCACGACGTAGCCGACACCGCGGACGGTGTGGATCAGCGGTTCATGACCGTCGTCGATCTTGCGGCGCAGATGGGACACGACCAGTTCGACCACATTGGACCTGCCGCCGAAGTCGTACTCCCACACGTGGTCCAGGATCTGCGCCTTGGTCAGCACGGCGGGGGAGCGGCGCATCAGGTACCGCAGCAGCTCGAACTCCGTCGGCGTCAACGAGACCGGCTCACCCGCGCGCCTGACCTCACGGGTGTCCTCGTCCACGGACAGGTCGCCGACCTCCAGCACGGACCGCTTCCACGTCGGCCCGGTGCTGCGCCGCAACACCGCGCGCAGCCTGGCCATCAGCTCCTCCACCGAGAACGGTTTGACCAGGTAGTCGTCGCCGCCGCGGGTCAGCCCGGCGATCCGGTCGGCGGTCGCGTCCTTCGCGGTCAGGAACACCACCGGCACCATCGCGCCGCTGGAGCGCAGCCCGTCCAGCACGGTGAAACCGTCCACGTCGGGCAGCATCAGGTCCAGCACGACGATGTCCGGGCCGAAACTCGCCGCCTGGCGCAGCGCCTCCTCGCCGGTCCCGGCGGTGACCGCGTGCCAGCCCTCGTAGCGGGCGACGGTCGCCACCAGGTCGGCGATGTGCGGCTCGTCGTCGACGACGAGCAGCCGCACCGGGCTTTTCTTGTTCACATGTTCATGGTGCGCCACGCGCGCGCGTGCAGCGAGGCGGCCGGGCCGCCGATAGGAGATCGACAGGTTCACAACAGCACCGGCACAGGTTCGTTCACCAAGCTCTGTGCCATGACGACCCTGTCACTCACCCGGCCCCGGGCTCTGGCCCGGACCGGTCTGTACGCCGTGCTGGGCGCGAATGTCGCGCTCGTCACGGTGTTGTTCGCCGAAGCGGGCCCGTCGGCCGACCCGTTGATCTCGATCGGCCGCCTGTCCGGCATGTTCGGCGCGCTGCTGATGGCGTTCCAGCTCGTACTCGTCGCCCGGTTGCCGTGGCTGGACCGTCGCCTGGGGATGGACCGGCTGACCGGGCTGCACCGCTGGACCGGTTTCGGCGTGCTGTGGCTGCTGGTCGGGCACCTGGTGTTCATCGTCTCCGGGTACGCGGACCTGTCCGGCAGCGGCCCGGTCGGCGAGCTGGTCACGCTGGCCGGGACGACCGAGGGCGTGCTGCGAGCGATCGTCGCGTTCGTGCTGATCATGACCGTCGGTGCCGTGTCGGCCAGGGTCGCCCGGCGCAAACTGGCCTACGAGACCTGGCACTTCATCCACCTGTACACGTATCTCGCGGTGATACTGGCGTTCTCGCACCAGATCCTGTCCGGTTCGTCCTTCGTGGACTCGCCGTTCGCCCGTGCCTACTGGTGGGCGTTGTGGGGCGGTGCGCTCGGTGCCGTGCTGCTCGGCCGCGTGATCCTGCCGTTGTGGCGCAATTCCCGGCACCGGCTGCGGGTGGCCGCGGTCGTGCCCGAGTCCGACCAGGTCGTGTCGGTGTACATCACCGGCCGCGACCTCGGCCGGTTGCCCGCCAAGGCAGGGCAGTTCTTCATCTGGCGGTTCATGACCAAGGGCCGGTGGTGGGCGGCGAACCCGTTCTCGCTGTCCGCCGCGCCCGACGGGAAATCGTTGCGGCTCACAGCGAAAGCGCTCGGTGACGGCAGCGCGTCGCTGCGGCACGTCAAGCCCGGCACGCGGGTGTTCGCCGAGGGGCCGTACGGCGCGTTCACCGCGATGCACCGGACCAAGCAGAACGCGCTGCTGGTCGCCGGAGGTGTCGGTGTCACGCCGATCCGGGCGCTGCTCGAGGAAATCCGCGGCCACGTCGTCGTGCTGTACCGCGTGAACAACCAGGACGACGCCGTGTTGCTGCGGGAACTGCTCGAACTGGCCCGTGCCCGCGGTGCGGTGCTGCACCTGTTGCCGGGGCCGGTCACCGCCCGCGACGCCGACGGCAACCAGCTGCTCAGCCCCGGAAACCTGGCCGGGCTGGTCGGCGACATCGCCGACCGCGACGTGTTCGTGTGCGGACCGCCGCCGATGACCGCCGCGGTCATGCGCTCCCTGCGTGACCTGGGTGTGCCCCGCGAGCAGATCCACGCCGAACGTTTCAGCCTGGCCAGTTGAGAGGAACCCCGAGCACATGCGCAGAGCGATACCCGCCATCCTGCTGACCGCCGCCGGATTCGCGTTCGTGTGGCAGTACGAGCCGACCACGTCCGCACAGGCGGCGCTGCCACCCGCGACCACCGTCCCGTCATTGCCCGAGCCTTCCGGTGGGGGCACGGCACCGAGGACCGTCGACGGTTCCGCCGAGCGCAACAAACACGGCGTCGTCCAGGTCCAGGTCGTGTTCACCGGCGAGAAGATCACCGGCGTCAGGTTCCTCCAGCTGCCCGCCTCCGGACCGTCCAGAATGGCCGGTCCGCGGCTGGTCCAGGAAACGCTCAGCGCGCAGAGCGCGGACATCGACACCGTGTCCGGCGCCACCATGACCAGCCAGTCCTACATCACCTCCTTGCAGGCCGCGATCGACGCGAAAGGCGCATGATGACTGTGACCGCTGTACGCCAGCTGATGGGCCTGCCGATCTCACTGGACCTGCGGGACGGCACCGAGGACGACGCCGAGCGCGTCTTCGCCTGGCTGCACGAGGTCGACCTGAGGTTCAGCCCGTTCCGCATGGACAGCGAGGTGACCAGGTACGACGAGGGCCGGATCGGCGACGACGAGATCAGCGACGACCTGCGGCACGTCCTCGAGCTGTGCCGGACGTACGAGAGCCAGTCCGGCGGCGCGTTCAAGGCCAAGCTGCCCGGTCGCGGCCTCGACCCGAACGCGGTCGTGAAGGGCTGGGCCGTGCAGCGGGCAGCCGGGATGCTGCGCGCCGCCGGAGTCACCCGGTTCTGCATCAACGCAGGTGGTGACGTGGTCACAGCCGGTGAACCGGCCGACGGTGAGCCGTGGCGCGTCGGCATCCGCCACCCCGGCGACAGCCACGAGGTGTGCGCGGTCGTCGCCGTGCGCGACGGCGCAGTGGCCACGTCAGCGGCCTACGAACGCGGCAACCACATCATCGACGGCCGCACGGGCATGCCCGCGTTCGGCCTGCTCAGCATGACCGTTTTCGCCTTCGACCTGGCCACCGCCGACGCGACCGCGACAGCCGCGTTCGCGATGGGCGTCGACGGCGTGGAATGGGCGGTCGAGCAGCCGGGCTGCCTCGTGCACGCGGTCGACTCGAACTACCGGGTGTTCCGATCCCCGCAGCTGCCGGTCCTGACTCAGGGGACGCGGGCACCGCACTAGACTCGGTCGGCGTGACCGATCCCGACGCGCTGCAGGTTCTCCGTGAAGTCGAAGCGGAGCTCGACACCCGCTGGCCGGAGACCAAGATCGCGCCGTCGCTCGAGCGCGTCAAAGCCCTGATGGACGTGCTGGGCAACCCGCACCGCGGCTACCCCGTGCTGCACGTCACCGGTACCAACGGCAAGACGTCCACGACCCGGATGATCGACGCGCTGCTGAGCAGGATCGGCCTGCGCGTCGGCCGGTTCACCAGCCCGCACCTGCAGGTGGTGACCGAGCGGATCGCGATCGACGGCGCCCCGATCAGCCCGGAGCGGTACGTCGCGGCCTACCGCGACCTGGAGCCGTACGTGTCCATGGTGGACGACGCGAGCGACGTCCGGATGAGCAAGTTCGAGGTGCTCGCCGGGATGGCGTACGCGGCGTTCGCCGAGGCGCCGGTCGAGGCCGCGGTGGTGGAGGTCGGCCTCGGCGGCGGCTGGGACGCGACCAACGTCGTCGACGCGGAGATCGCCGTGATCGGGCCGGTCGCCGTCGACCACGTGGACTACCTCGGCCCGGACATCACCGGCATCGCGCGGGAGAAAGCCGGGATCATCAAACCGGAGTCGATCGCCCTGCTCGCCGAGCAGCGGCCCGAGGTGATGCAGGTCCTGCTGGAGCGCGTGGCCGAGGTCGACGCGACAGTGGCCCGGCAGGGCTCGGAGTTCGCGGTGCTCAACCGGGATATCGCGGTCGGCGGGCAAGTGCTGACGCTGCAAGGCCTCGGCGGCGTCTACGACGACATCTTCCTGCCGCTGCACGGCGCGCACCAGGCGGACAACGCGGCCCGCGCGCTCGCGGCCGTCGAGGCGTTCTTCGGCGCGGGCGCCGACCGGCAGATCGACGTCGAAGCGGTCCGGCAAGGCTTCGCCTCGGTCGTCGTGCCCGGCAGGCTGGAGCGGATGCGTTCCGCGCCAAGCGTTTTCATCGACGCCGCGCACAACCCGCACGGCGCGGCAGCGCTGGCTTCGGCGCTGGAGGACGAGTTCGCGTTCCGGCGGCTGGTCGGTGTCGTCGGCATGATGGCCGACAAGGACGCCAAGGGAATCCTCGAGGCGCTGGAACCGGCGGTCACCGACATCATCCTGACGCGCAACACCTCGCCGCGCGCCATGGACGTCGACGAACTGGCCAGCATCGCGCAGGACATCTTCGGTGACGAGCGGATCGTGGTCGAACCGCGGCTGGACACCGCGCTGGAAACAGCGGTGCAGCTGGTGGAAGAGGTCGGCGACCCGAACGAGCCGCTGGCGGGCGGCGGGATCGTGGTCACCGGGTCCGTGGTGACCGCGGGCGAGGCCAGGACACTCTTCGGGAAGGTCCCCGCATGACGGCTCCCAACCCCATGAAGGGCTTCCGCGGTGTGATGGCGGGCGCCCTCATCATCGAGGCGATCGTCGTCGCGCTGGCGCTGCTCGTGGTGCACCGCACCGGCGGCGGGCTCGCGTCGTGGAAAGGGCTGCTGGTCGGCGGGATCGTGCTCGGCCTGATCGTCACGTGCGGCCTGCTGCGGTACGCGTGGTCGATGTACGTCGTGCTCGCCCTGCAACTGGCCATGCTCGGGAGCTTCTTCGCGGTGCCGGAACTCGGCGTGCTCGGACTGATCTTCGGTCTGGTGTGGACGTACCTGTTCTGGCTGCGCCGCGACGTGGCCAAGCGAATGGCAGAGGGACGTCTGCCAAGTCAGCAGGAGCGTTAACGTTCCGTTCGTCTGCCCGGGATACAACGCCCCACATGGACAGAAGAACAGTACTGCGTGCCGGTGCGGCCGGTGCCGGATTGCTTGTCGCCGGAGCACTTCCGGCAGGTGCCCAGTTACGCCGTGACCGTCCCGTGCTCACACACGGTGTGCAGACAGGTGACGTGACCACGGACGGTGCCCTGGTGTGGACGAGGGCGGACCGTCCGTCGCGGATGCTGGTCGAGGTGTCGCACGACCCGTCGTTCCGTTACGCACGACGCCTGCGCGGCCCCGTACTCACCCCGGACACCGACGGCACAGGCAAACTGCGTGTGCGCGGCGTCCTGCCCGGCTGCGAGACGTACTACCGCGTACGCGCCGAGGACCTCGACGGCAGGACCACGAGCGAACCGCTGACCGGAAGCTTCCGCACCGCTCCGC
This window contains:
- a CDS encoding response regulator transcription factor: MNKKSPVRLLVVDDEPHIADLVATVARYEGWHAVTAGTGEEALRQAASFGPDIVVLDLMLPDVDGFTVLDGLRSSGAMVPVVFLTAKDATADRIAGLTRGGDDYLVKPFSVEELMARLRAVLRRSTGPTWKRSVLEVGDLSVDEDTREVRRAGEPVSLTPTEFELLRYLMRRSPAVLTKAQILDHVWEYDFGGRSNVVELVVSHLRRKIDDGHEPLIHTVRGVGYVVRRPTG
- a CDS encoding ferric reductase-like transmembrane domain-containing protein, producing MTTLSLTRPRALARTGLYAVLGANVALVTVLFAEAGPSADPLISIGRLSGMFGALLMAFQLVLVARLPWLDRRLGMDRLTGLHRWTGFGVLWLLVGHLVFIVSGYADLSGSGPVGELVTLAGTTEGVLRAIVAFVLIMTVGAVSARVARRKLAYETWHFIHLYTYLAVILAFSHQILSGSSFVDSPFARAYWWALWGGALGAVLLGRVILPLWRNSRHRLRVAAVVPESDQVVSVYITGRDLGRLPAKAGQFFIWRFMTKGRWWAANPFSLSAAPDGKSLRLTAKALGDGSASLRHVKPGTRVFAEGPYGAFTAMHRTKQNALLVAGGVGVTPIRALLEEIRGHVVVLYRVNNQDDAVLLRELLELARARGAVLHLLPGPVTARDADGNQLLSPGNLAGLVGDIADRDVFVCGPPPMTAAVMRSLRDLGVPREQIHAERFSLAS
- a CDS encoding FMN-binding protein, translating into MRRAIPAILLTAAGFAFVWQYEPTTSAQAALPPATTVPSLPEPSGGGTAPRTVDGSAERNKHGVVQVQVVFTGEKITGVRFLQLPASGPSRMAGPRLVQETLSAQSADIDTVSGATMTSQSYITSLQAAIDAKGA
- a CDS encoding FAD:protein FMN transferase, with protein sequence MTVTAVRQLMGLPISLDLRDGTEDDAERVFAWLHEVDLRFSPFRMDSEVTRYDEGRIGDDEISDDLRHVLELCRTYESQSGGAFKAKLPGRGLDPNAVVKGWAVQRAAGMLRAAGVTRFCINAGGDVVTAGEPADGEPWRVGIRHPGDSHEVCAVVAVRDGAVATSAAYERGNHIIDGRTGMPAFGLLSMTVFAFDLATADATATAAFAMGVDGVEWAVEQPGCLVHAVDSNYRVFRSPQLPVLTQGTRAPH
- the folC gene encoding bifunctional tetrahydrofolate synthase/dihydrofolate synthase — protein: MGGRAAGLPRARGRLELPGVPIPAAAGPDSGDAGTALDSVGVTDPDALQVLREVEAELDTRWPETKIAPSLERVKALMDVLGNPHRGYPVLHVTGTNGKTSTTRMIDALLSRIGLRVGRFTSPHLQVVTERIAIDGAPISPERYVAAYRDLEPYVSMVDDASDVRMSKFEVLAGMAYAAFAEAPVEAAVVEVGLGGGWDATNVVDAEIAVIGPVAVDHVDYLGPDITGIAREKAGIIKPESIALLAEQRPEVMQVLLERVAEVDATVARQGSEFAVLNRDIAVGGQVLTLQGLGGVYDDIFLPLHGAHQADNAARALAAVEAFFGAGADRQIDVEAVRQGFASVVVPGRLERMRSAPSVFIDAAHNPHGAAALASALEDEFAFRRLVGVVGMMADKDAKGILEALEPAVTDIILTRNTSPRAMDVDELASIAQDIFGDERIVVEPRLDTALETAVQLVEEVGDPNEPLAGGGIVVTGSVVTAGEARTLFGKVPA
- a CDS encoding DUF4233 domain-containing protein, which codes for MTAPNPMKGFRGVMAGALIIEAIVVALALLVVHRTGGGLASWKGLLVGGIVLGLIVTCGLLRYAWSMYVVLALQLAMLGSFFAVPELGVLGLIFGLVWTYLFWLRRDVAKRMAEGRLPSQQER